A segment of the Aureliella helgolandensis genome:
CGCCGATGTGTTCAAGAAGTTTTCGCCAGGAAACAGCGATCCGCGTTGGCAAACCGAATTGAGCGGTGGCAACTCTTGGGACCGCTTAAGCTACCTGACCTCCACGCTCCCCTACATCGAGCAAACCGCTCTCTACAACCAAATCGCCCCGTACAGCGCGGCTGGTGGTCGACCTTGGACGGTTGACGACCGCACGAATTCGAGCACCGGTGCCATTATCATCAGTCCCTACAAGTCCAACATTTCGGCGTTCCGCTGTCCATCGGACGGAGTGCAAATCTCCCCCAACACCCCAATGCCCACCAACTACGTTGCCAACCGTGGTGACCTTTACCTATCGACGACCAACTGGGAGTGGCGCGGCGTTTTCTCCAACGGGGTGCGTGGCCAAGCCAATTTTGGAACCATCACCGATGGTACCTCCAACACCATCATGTTCTCCGAGACCACCATTGGTAAGAACTCGGGAACTGCCCTGCAAGATTCGATCCTAACATCGACGACTGTAAACACACTTGGCAGCATCGGTGGACCCTTCACCCCTTCGCTATGCTTGGCCACCAAGGGTCCGAACAACACCATCGCTGTTCAAGGCCAAAACAGTACCAGTGACACCGGCTGGGGCAAGGGACGTCGCTGGGGTGACTCCGCCAATGCGTACACCGGATTCTTCACGATTCAAGCTCCCAACGGCCCTTCCTGTGCTCTTGGCAATGCTGAGCATGATCAAGTGTCGGCAGCGAGCAGCTTTCACACCGGTGGCGTGAACAGCGCCTTCTGCGACGGTTCGGTCCACTTCATCTCCCAAAGCATTGACACCGGAGACCTGACGTTTACCGTCGACACTCCTGCGAACACACGAACCTACGCCGGTCGCTCCTACTGGGGCGTCTGGGGAGCACTCGGCTCCATGAGCGGCGGAGAAAGCTCCACTTACCAAGAGTAAGCTGAGCCCCCCTCTCGAAGGCCTCTCCCCTTTCAGGCTGTTGCCGGAAGGGGTTGGCGGATACGGGGAACCCACGAGCGGGCCCGCGTCGTGCAGACGACCGCTCCTGGTTCACAATCGCCAATTTTAAGACTGAAGGGCTGGTGCTGACTCCAGCCCTTCTGCGTTGACATTCCACACTTCAAATTCATCCACCGGGATCTTTAGGAACTTTCGAATGCGTACAGCTCTTGTTGCCGCCAGCCTGCTGGCCCTCCTTTCTGGCTGTGGAGACGGCCTGGGTGTCTCGCCGGTGACCGGCACGGTTTCTCTCGATGGCAACCCAATTGCTGGCGCCACCGTCACCTTCCAGCCTCTTGAGGGTGGAACGGGAATGCCTGCCGTCGGACGTACCGACGATAGTGGCAAGTACAGCGTCACCGACATGCGGGCTGAGGCCATTGGAAGCGGTGCCGCCCCAGGTGAGTACAAGGTTGGCGTCATGTGGTACGAAGCTGGCAGCACCGATACCATTGCCGCCGAGGGAAGTAGCGATGCGGCGCAGGGCGGAGCCAACAAGCCAGTTGGAGGCAAGTCCTTGCTGCCGATGGCATACCAAAATGCCAACACCTCCGGACTAACCGCCAGTGTCAAAGCGGGTACAGAAAACAACTTCGACTTCAACCTCGACAGCAAATACAAGCCAGGCAAGTAACCGCTGTAAATTTGGCTACCTGCAACGCCGCCCTAACACCAGCGGTAATTCACAGGTTAATCAGCCCGCCCCCCGGCTCGCTAAAACGGCAAGCCTGCGGCGCGGGCCTGTTGGCGTGGATTGCCGCGCGGGGGAGGAAGCGAGCCATTCCCTCGGCGCAACTGTCTTCCAAACACTGCCAGCGCTCCGGAATCGACATGCTGCCACTGCGGCTCCCTGAGCCTCCCCTCAATCGCGAGGGTGATTACCACCGTCCTCCACTAGCAAAACATCCCCACCCTCGGTGAGGATATATTGCCGGTTAACTTCCAAGCCACCATACTCAATCCGATCTCCACCCCAGTCGACGAAGACCCGATCCACGGCCTGCCCAGCTCCAATCCCAAAATAGAGTCGCGCACCGTAGGAACTCTGGTACCCGCGACCGCTTCTCTGCTCAGCGACTTGGGCAAGCCCTTCACTGAGAACAGTAACCCTCGCCCCCACACCATCGCGGTTGAAACGCTCCCCCTGTAAAATCAGTTGCACCCAGTGAGCCTGATTGGGCGATCGGTTTTGCAAGTAATTTGCTGCAGCGGCATGATTGGAGACCACACAATCCACATCGCCGTCGTTGTCGAAGTCCTCGAAAGCCAAACCCCGCGAGCTTTCGATCAACTGCATCCCGTCGCCGGACTCACCGGTCACGCTCACGAATCGCCCGCTCCCATCGTTGGCCAGCAAACTGTTCTTCACTTTGTATTCGGTCAAGGGTTCGATGGCATGTGCATTCTTCAGCAGATGCCCGTTGGCGATCATTAAATCGCGATCTCCGTCGTTGTCGAAATCGACCAATCCGGCTCCCCAATTGGCATGGGGCACGACCTCTTGACCGGCCCGACTGGACTGGGTGATATCTTCGAAGCCAAACGCCTCGGCATTGCGAAACAGGATGGGCGCTTGGCCTGAATAATCGGTAACAAATAGATCTTCCAAGCCGTCGTTATCGATATCGCCTGCCTCTACCCCCATACTCCCCACCGGCACTCCCGCTGAGTTTGTGGCCGCAGCATACAACTCAGCCTCCTCTTGGAATCGACCATTTCCGTCATTGACGAACAATAGATTGGGACGCGCATCACAGCAGACAAAAATGTCGATATCTCCATCCGCATCGAAATCACCGCAAGTCACGCCCATACTCGGGGCAGCAACACTGCCGATCCCCGAGGCCTCGCTAATGTCGCTGAACCCACCCGCTCCATCGTTGAGAAACAGTCGATCGTGGCGGTATTCAAAATCATCGGGCCCTGGAGAGTAGGGAAATGCCGTGGGCAGCAAGCGTTCATAGCGCGGGAAATTGAACTCAACGTAATCCGCAACATACAGGTCGAGATCACCATCGTTCTCAATATCGAACCAAGCGACTCCAGCCCCAAATACGACTCCGCTGTTCGACACTCCAGCGGCTCCCGTCACGTCCTCAAAAGTCCCGTCGCCGAGATTGCGTAACAGACTTACCGAACCAAAATTAGACGCCGCGATGTCCTTGAAGCCATCGTTGTCGAAATCCGCAACAGCCGCTCCAAGGCTGAACTGCTCCTCATGCAACCGCGCCCATCGCGTCGTGCGCTGCCAGGTTTGCCCGTCCCTATTGCGGTACAGCTGGTTCAGCGGTGCGGGAGCCGCTTGCAAGCCCTTCAAACTCGCGCCATTGAGAAAATAGGCGTCGATCCAGCCGTCATTGTCGTAGTCCAGCGACGCCAGCCCACTCCCCATGAAGCTCACGAGAAAACCGCTCCCCTCCGCCACGCCATCCTCATGAGTGAAGTCAAGACGGGAAGCTTGAGTGGCGTCATGAAACGACAGCCCCGACTGTGCATGCACGGGCCTCCCCGCAATCGAGGCAAACCAGACTAACACAGCCAGAGAAAGCCAGCCGGAGACTCCCTGCCTGCGCACTGACCACCCCATACATGCAGGCCAGCCCACTCCACCCACGCCACCAACGCAAAGACCTTCATCGACGCGAAGACGATTTTTGGTGGGAGCTCTCACCAAACTGCTTAGCAGAGCGACCATCTGGCGGCCTGGCTTCCCGGGTCTTGAAAGAATCGCCATGCCAGCACGCACCCAATCACGTAGAAGTTGGTGAAAATCGGAGACACCGTAGAGCAGGCCGCGGCAGGACACTCCACAGATCTGAAGGGCTAAACTAGCCAGAATTATACGCGCAGCAAGGACCTCGGGAGAGCCCAGCAGTCGTCCGGCACCAGCTCCACCTTACCAGTCTCCCGAACAACGCTACCAACAGGAACCTAGACAACGACAGCAACTGAGACGACGCAGTCTCCCCGGGAAGGCCGGAATAGCCATCTGAACTACTAAACCACGCAGCACCGCTCCTGCTCACTGGCGCCCTGCCGATTGCCACCAACTGCTCGCTTGCCTCCCAGCCTCTGACTGTACAGATTGAAAATAGCCGGCCAACCATTCCATCCGACCGCTTCCCCCAAACCGCCTAACGGGATGCTTATATTTCTCGTGAATGCAAGCCCCAGCGTGATCTAAACCTTTAAGCCGTCGCTACTCCAACTGCAGCAAGAAACCAACAAGGTGCCTAAACACGCCCCTAAATCGCATTCTCATCCGGATACCCACCAATAATTCCCTAATTCCGAGAAGAATTCCCCCTCATAAGACTTTAATTAATAACCTTTCCTTCATACAATCACTAGCTGCATATCTACATATCCACATGTGGAATGCCGTTGCTATCTCTTCTTTTTCTGTTTTCTGGAGCTTCTGTTTTATGAAGAAAGTATTTCATAAGCCAGCTTTCACGCTGGTTGAACTTCTTGTGGTTATCGCCATTATTGGCATTTTGGTAGGCCTGCTGCTACCAGCTGTTCAAGCGGCCCGCGAAGCAGCACGCCGCATGCAGTGCAGCAACAACTTGAAGCAGTTGTCGCTTGCGCAGCACAACCATGCCGACGTGTTTAAGAAGTTTTCGCCATCGACCAACGACACGCGTTGGAAGACGGAGTTCAATGATACGAACTCCTGGAATCGTCTCGGTCTATTCACCACCATGCTTCCATACATTGAGCAAACGGCCCTTTACAACCAGATTGCTCCTTACGGCTTGGCCGGTGGTCGCCCTTGGACCTCCGACGATCGTACGAATTCGAGCACGGGTACTGTAATCGCTAGCCCCTACAAGGCAAACATTTCGGCATTCCGCTGCCCCTCAGATGGTGCACAGATCGCCCCCAACACTCCGATGCCAACCAACTACGTTGGTAATCGTGGCGACCTCTACCTCCGCACCCATGACTGGGAATGGCGTGGGGTCTTCTCCAATGGGGAAAGAGGCAAGGCTGATTTCGGAACGATCACAGATGGTACCTCGAATACGATCATGTTCTCTGAAACAACCATCGGCAAAAACTCGGGAACGCCTCTGCAAGATTCGATCCTAACCTCGACGACAGTCAACACGCTTGGCAGCATCGGTGGACCTTTCACCCCCTCGCTTTGCCTTGCGACCAAGGGTCCGAACAACACGATTGCCGTGCAAGGCCAAAACAGCACTGGAAGCACCGGCTGGGGCAAGGGACGTCGCTGGGGTGACTCCGCTAACTGCTACACTGGATTCTTCACCATCCAGGCTCCGAACGGCCCCACCTGTGCTCTAGGCAATGCCGAACATGAAGCGATCCCTGCAGCGAGCAGCTTCCACACCGGTGGTGTGAACAGCGCCTTCTGCGATGGCTCGGTCCACTTCATCTCGCAGAGCATCGACACCGGAGATCTGACGTTCACCGTCGACACTCCTTCCAACACGCGGACCTACGCTGGTCGCTCCTACTGGGGCGTCTGGGGTGCACTCGGCTCCATGAGCGGTGGGGAAAGTAGCACTTACCAAGAGTAAGCTGCTTGCATTTCAACCGAAAATTTAAAAAAGAGGGGCTGGGGTTTAATACCCAGCCTCTCTGCATTGACAAACTACACCTACTAGGACACTTAGGAACTCATTAATGCGCACAGCTTTTGTTGCAGCCAGTCTCTTGGCACTTTTCACCGGTTGCGGAGACGGTCTGGGCGTCTCCCCCGTAACAGGCACGATCTCCCTTGACGGCAAGCCAATCGCTGGCGCCACAATTACCTTCCAACCCATCGAAGGTGGGACGGGCATGCCAGCGGTCGGGCGCAGCGACGACAGTGGCACATACACGGTTACCGATATGCGGGCTGAAGAAATCGGCAGCGGAGCCGCAGCGGGAGAATACAAAGTCGGCGTCATGTGGTACGAGCCAGGCAGCACCGACACTATCGCGGCCGAAGGAAGTAGCGATTCCACAGCCGACGCTAGGAAGGCTGTGGGCGATAAGTCCCTGTTACCCATGGCTTACCAAAACGCCAACACCTCGGGCCTAACCGCCAGCGTCAAGGCTGGTGACCCCAACATCTTCGATTTTGACCTCAAAAGCGACTACAAACCGGGCAAATAGCCCTTAGCTGCCTCCAAGCAGTTCGCCTCATGCCAACCTTGCCATTCACTCGCATTTCGTGTGTGGCAAGGTTTTTTCATGAGAACTCGCTCCAGAGTTGGAGCGGCTGCCCTCCACCCATTCGTAACCATTCACGGTTGTTTGCAACTTAAGCTCAAACCTGAAGCAACGGGTGAAGCTGCCTGAGGGCTGAGGAAGTTCACGAACGACCGACTCAATGCTTCGCAGAGCTGAGCTTGCTTAGTATTACTCCGCGCTGTTGAGTTTGTCTGGGGGCGAGTCGGGTGCAGCAGAGAATGTTGTTGGCAGGAAAATAGCCAGAGCAATTCATCTCCTTGCCCCCATCTTCCTGTCAAAACGTCCGCCTGGATGCTTCGAAACCGTTCACCGTTGTCAGCGACCTACACTCCAACCTGAAGCCATGGTTGAAATTGTAAGTGGATAAGGAAGGCCGTGAACGGTTACACTCATTCCAACAAGCGGGCTAAGCGAGGGTCCCCCGGAAACAGCTCACGCGCCTTCAGCGTGATAGCCACTGCCTGTGCTTCATCGCCGGCGGCTCTGAGCGCCACAACCCAAACCGCGTAGGAATCGAAATCTCCTAAGCGATCTGCCGCCAATGCCGCCTGCTCCGCCGCTCCCCTAGCCTCACCGGCTCCCAACAAGAACCGCGCCAGGATATACTGTGACCTCCCACTTGAGTCGTGCTGCGTCGCCTCCTTAAGAAAACTCCCAGCGCGCTCTATGTCCCCCAGCTGAATCGCCAAGTTGGCGGCATTCGTGAAATTCAACGAATTCTCAGGGTGAACCTCTACCAACCGCTGCAGCACGAGGAGCGCGTCCTGCAGCCGACCGTTGCGGCGCAGAATATCGGCCAACGCCACCAGACTTCTCTCAGAACTAGGCTTTAGCGCAATCGCTTGCATGAGAAGCTCCTCAGCTTGACGCACATTTTCTTGCGACGCAGAGACAACTGCCAACAGGGTGTACGTATGATGGGCAAATTCCCGGAACGACGACTGGTACTTGGCATCATCGGCCGTGACATGTTTCTCCATCCGGGGGATCTTTCGTCGAACCTCGAGCGCCTCGTCGCGTTTCCCAAGCTTGAGCAAAGCAGTTGATTTGGCCAGATAGGCAGCGCGCACATCTTGCCCTTGATCGATCGCTGCCTGCGCATTTTCAATGGCCAGCTCGAACTCATCCAATTGCACTTGGACTTGCGCCAGCTCCAGTCGCATCAGCCCGTGCTGAGGAAACAAGCCAACGCCCCTGGATAGCACCTCCTGCGCCAACTCCAGCTCCCCTTGCTGGCTGTAAATCTCCCCCAGCAGCGCCAGCCGCTCGGCAGTCTCCACCCCCTGCTCTCCCGCTTTACGCAATACATCCGCGCACTTCTGCAAGTCTCCCGCCTGCTGCAGCATTTCCGCATAGGCAACGGCAACAGCAGTCTGGGTGGGATCGATCGCTAGTGAAGCTGCGAATAGCTCTCCGGCTCGATCGGTCTGCAACAACTCCGCGTAGGTCATGGCTCCAATGTGCAGCACGGACGCGTCTTGCGGGTATTGCTGCACAGCATCTTCCACAGCGCGCAACAACTTCTGCTGCATCTCTTCCGTACTGAAGGGGCTCGCTTCCGTAGGCAAACGCAGTGCGGAACCAGCTTGGGATGCCGGGGCCTGAGCTGCCAAGGCACCAGACACAGCGGGGCTTGGCTGCTGGTCAGAATTCGCTGGCCGCTCGACACCGGGCCGATAACCGGTGGACCGGTCCTCTGAGGGCACCAACGCATAAATCAGGTAGCCTACCAACCCGAGAAGCAATGCGACTCCCGCAATCCACGCTCCAGCCAGTGGCGCCTTCCTCTGCTCCTCACCTGCGATTGCCTGCGAGATCCCCTTTACTCGTCGTCGACTCATTTGAATTCCCTGGACGCCCGCAGGCAGTTGCAAA
Coding sequences within it:
- a CDS encoding DUF1559 domain-containing protein, producing MKIRSLRPAFTLVELLVVIAIIGILVGLLLPAVQAAREAARRMQCSNNLKQLSLAQHNHADVFKKFSPGNSDPRWQTELSGGNSWDRLSYLTSTLPYIEQTALYNQIAPYSAAGGRPWTVDDRTNSSTGAIIISPYKSNISAFRCPSDGVQISPNTPMPTNYVANRGDLYLSTTNWEWRGVFSNGVRGQANFGTITDGTSNTIMFSETTIGKNSGTALQDSILTSTTVNTLGSIGGPFTPSLCLATKGPNNTIAVQGQNSTSDTGWGKGRRWGDSANAYTGFFTIQAPNGPSCALGNAEHDQVSAASSFHTGGVNSAFCDGSVHFISQSIDTGDLTFTVDTPANTRTYAGRSYWGVWGALGSMSGGESSTYQE
- a CDS encoding carboxypeptidase-like regulatory domain-containing protein translates to MRTALVAASLLALLSGCGDGLGVSPVTGTVSLDGNPIAGATVTFQPLEGGTGMPAVGRTDDSGKYSVTDMRAEAIGSGAAPGEYKVGVMWYEAGSTDTIAAEGSSDAAQGGANKPVGGKSLLPMAYQNANTSGLTASVKAGTENNFDFNLDSKYKPGK
- a CDS encoding CRTAC1 family protein, which gives rise to MSCRGLLYGVSDFHQLLRDWVRAGMAILSRPGKPGRQMVALLSSLVRAPTKNRLRVDEGLCVGGVGGVGWPACMGWSVRRQGVSGWLSLAVLVWFASIAGRPVHAQSGLSFHDATQASRLDFTHEDGVAEGSGFLVSFMGSGLASLDYDNDGWIDAYFLNGASLKGLQAAPAPLNQLYRNRDGQTWQRTTRWARLHEEQFSLGAAVADFDNDGFKDIAASNFGSVSLLRNLGDGTFEDVTGAAGVSNSGVVFGAGVAWFDIENDGDLDLYVADYVEFNFPRYERLLPTAFPYSPGPDDFEYRHDRLFLNDGAGGFSDISEASGIGSVAAPSMGVTCGDFDADGDIDIFVCCDARPNLLFVNDGNGRFQEEAELYAAATNSAGVPVGSMGVEAGDIDNDGLEDLFVTDYSGQAPILFRNAEAFGFEDITQSSRAGQEVVPHANWGAGLVDFDNDGDRDLMIANGHLLKNAHAIEPLTEYKVKNSLLANDGSGRFVSVTGESGDGMQLIESSRGLAFEDFDNDGDVDCVVSNHAAAANYLQNRSPNQAHWVQLILQGERFNRDGVGARVTVLSEGLAQVAEQRSGRGYQSSYGARLYFGIGAGQAVDRVFVDWGGDRIEYGGLEVNRQYILTEGGDVLLVEDGGNHPRD
- a CDS encoding DUF1559 domain-containing protein encodes the protein MKKVFHKPAFTLVELLVVIAIIGILVGLLLPAVQAAREAARRMQCSNNLKQLSLAQHNHADVFKKFSPSTNDTRWKTEFNDTNSWNRLGLFTTMLPYIEQTALYNQIAPYGLAGGRPWTSDDRTNSSTGTVIASPYKANISAFRCPSDGAQIAPNTPMPTNYVGNRGDLYLRTHDWEWRGVFSNGERGKADFGTITDGTSNTIMFSETTIGKNSGTPLQDSILTSTTVNTLGSIGGPFTPSLCLATKGPNNTIAVQGQNSTGSTGWGKGRRWGDSANCYTGFFTIQAPNGPTCALGNAEHEAIPAASSFHTGGVNSAFCDGSVHFISQSIDTGDLTFTVDTPSNTRTYAGRSYWGVWGALGSMSGGESSTYQE
- a CDS encoding carboxypeptidase-like regulatory domain-containing protein, which produces MRTAFVAASLLALFTGCGDGLGVSPVTGTISLDGKPIAGATITFQPIEGGTGMPAVGRSDDSGTYTVTDMRAEEIGSGAAAGEYKVGVMWYEPGSTDTIAAEGSSDSTADARKAVGDKSLLPMAYQNANTSGLTASVKAGDPNIFDFDLKSDYKPGK
- a CDS encoding tetratricopeptide repeat protein; this translates as MSRRRVKGISQAIAGEEQRKAPLAGAWIAGVALLLGLVGYLIYALVPSEDRSTGYRPGVERPANSDQQPSPAVSGALAAQAPASQAGSALRLPTEASPFSTEEMQQKLLRAVEDAVQQYPQDASVLHIGAMTYAELLQTDRAGELFAASLAIDPTQTAVAVAYAEMLQQAGDLQKCADVLRKAGEQGVETAERLALLGEIYSQQGELELAQEVLSRGVGLFPQHGLMRLELAQVQVQLDEFELAIENAQAAIDQGQDVRAAYLAKSTALLKLGKRDEALEVRRKIPRMEKHVTADDAKYQSSFREFAHHTYTLLAVVSASQENVRQAEELLMQAIALKPSSERSLVALADILRRNGRLQDALLVLQRLVEVHPENSLNFTNAANLAIQLGDIERAGSFLKEATQHDSSGRSQYILARFLLGAGEARGAAEQAALAADRLGDFDSYAVWVVALRAAGDEAQAVAITLKARELFPGDPRLARLLE